The sequence below is a genomic window from Candidatus Eisenbacteria bacterium.
AACATCAGGGGCGCCGGAACCGAAACTCTTTGTCCATCCGGCCACGACGAGTGCCCCATCAGACGATTGCACGAGACTGTAGCCTCCATCATATTCTGCTCCCCCAAGCGTGCGTGTCCAAAGATGATCGCCGGCCGGGTTGAACTTCGTAAGAAGGACGTCGCCGTTGCCGACTCCGTAGCTCTGAGTGGTACCGGTTATGACAAGTCCGCTGTCGGCTGTCTGAACAAGATTGTAGGCGATGTCATCCTTTGCTCCGCCTAGCTTCCTCATCCACTCACAGTTCCCGGCGCGATCGAATTTGACAAGAAGTGCGCCAAATCGAATCGGAGAACTGCCCTGGGAACGGCCTGCTATGACAAGCCCGCTGTCAGCTGATTCAACAGCTCCAAGGACAACATCTTCATCCCTCCCTCCGAGAACCTTCACGAACACGTCCCGAGAGGAGGCATAAGCAGGCGTTGAAGTGGGAAATAGTGCCGACAAAGATAAGAGGAAAAGAAGGAGCCCCGGGAAACCTTTTCTGATTTTACACCTCCCGATTTCTGAGCTGAATAGTTCCGGCAAATTATAGCGAATCAGTTTTCATTTGTTAACTGATGTTTGGCGGAGAGAATTGTCCTTGAAGTTTCATCCTGCCTCATGTATTTTTTCGACCTGTTGATGGCATGAGGGCAATGGACGCTCACCCGTTTCCAGGATTTTATAAGAGGTTTCTCAATCGTGCCTAGACGATTTTGCATCCGGAAAAACACGCTGCCCATTCTTGTTCTCTTCGCGCTTTGTCTTCCCCTGCTTTCTCTTGCCCCGAAGCGAGACAAACAGGCTCTTTTTGTAATCGTAATAGACGGAGTCCGCTACTCGGAGACTTTCGGGGATTCAACTCACGCATACATCCCCGGAATGTGGAAAATGGCTGGACACGACGCTTCAATCATCACTGCTTTCTTCAATGACGGCGTGACTAAGACTGTTCCTGGCCAGGCAAGCATCGCGACCGGTACGTGGCAGAAGATAGCGAACAATGGAAGGGAAAGGCCTTACTCGCCGACGTTCTTTGAGTATCTTCGCAAAAGCGATTCGAAACTCAAGATGAGTAAACTGTGGGTGATTGCCGGAAAGAGAAAGCTCGAGGCAGTGACCTGCAGCTCGGCGCGGGAGTATGGCAAGAAGTTTGGGGCTTCGCACGACGTACCCGGGTTTCCCACGGAACGTTCTGACATCGAAACATGGAC
It includes:
- a CDS encoding alkaline phosphatase family protein; this encodes MPRRFCIRKNTLPILVLFALCLPLLSLAPKRDKQALFVIVIDGVRYSETFGDSTHAYIPGMWKMAGHDASIITAFFNDGVTKTVPGQASIATGTWQKIANNGRERPYSPTFFEYLRKSDSKLKMSKLWVIAGKRKLEAVTCSSAREYGKKFGASHDVPGFPTERSDIETWTSLRTTMRKHHPKLVIVNFAGVDIAAHSGNWERYVSAIKTADSLVCEVWKEIEGDAFYRGSCTLFVTGDHGRHDDQHGGFKGHGDGCEGCRHLIFLAIGPQIREGFVSAKRRSQVTGVRLTCSVVAVTVLR